A window of the Zeugodacus cucurbitae isolate PBARC_wt_2022May chromosome 2, idZeuCucr1.2, whole genome shotgun sequence genome harbors these coding sequences:
- the LOC105211932 gene encoding protein yellow isoform X1 produces MAKLVVCSLRQAVKRSSHTRANNRLERQIKSKVFGLRQPSDQILILECSGGVAESDVGPILRRKEFVTLHKWSELKLTVPEGHQQPPTLDATHYAQDKLLPVDVDVEYGDDGYHRTFLTIPRLSHGVLYSLAVVADSDNSTILNPLLVPYPSYEWHSNFGQNCSTITSAIRTFIDDCWRLWVVDLGQINGIQYCAPQILAFDLVTDQLIHRYIIPASQYTPGVSIFTALAVDIDESESKAECSNAMVYIADPWGYGLIVYNMNRGQSWRIQNAHMQPDQQLTQEKTGNSGIFTVSISPRRHDKEAADRRLYFHALNSFLEVSVPLSVVNNATLWTQPKDTETQNELLNEFRIVGSRGIQCESEAMDSEGNLYCSLISSSALIAWKEDSDYDSDHLKVVAYNPDRLRFVTGLKVNRNNLDEDELWALSSNPELFVGGNVQTDDIKFQIIGCRVKNLLENEPCSVVINHLQNA; encoded by the exons ATGGCCAAGTTGGTCGTTTGTTCTTTGCGGCAAGCAGTCAAGCGCTCCTCGCACACGCGTGCAAACAATCGTCTGGAGCGGCAAATCAAGTCAAAAGTATTTGGCCTAAGACAGCCGTCTGACCAAATACTCATACTCgagtgtag TGGTGGTGTGGCAGAAAGTGATGTTGGACCAATTTTACGCAGAAAGGAGTTTGTTACGCTGCATAAATGGAGCGAATTAAAGTTAACGGTGCCTGAAGGCCACCAACAACCACCGACGCTGGATGCAACGCATTACGCGCAGGATAAATTGCTGCCGGTCGATGTGGATGTGGAGTACGGCG ATGACGGCTACCACCGCACCTTCCTAACCATACCACGTTTGAGCCATGGCGTACTCTACTCTCTGGCTGTGGTCGCCGACAGCGATAACTCCACAATACTTAATCCACTTCTAGTGCCGTATCCCAGTTATGAATGGCACTCCAACTTTGGACAGAATTGCAGCACTATCACATCGGCCATACGTACATTC ATCGACGACTGTTGGCGTTTGTGGGTTGTGGACTTAGGTCAAATTAACGGTATTCAATATTGCGCACCTCAAATACTCGCTTTTGATTTGGTCACCGATCAGCTGATACACCGTTATATTATACCGGCATCGCAATATACACCGGGTGTGTCCATTTTTACCGCACTCGCGGTGGATATAGATGAATCAGAATCGAAGGCGGAATGCAGTAACGCTATGGTCTACATCGCAGACCCTTGGGGTTATGGTCTGATTGTTTACAATATGAATCGTGGTCAGTCTTGGCGCATACAAAATGCACATATGCAACCAGATCAGCAGCTGACGCAGGAAAAAACTGGCAACAGCGGCATTTTCACAGTGAGCATAAGTCCAAGGCGGCATGATAAGGAAGCAG CTGATCGCCGCTTATATTTTCATGCTTTGAATAGCTTTCTAGAAGTAAGCGTACCGTTGTCTGTGGTCAATAACGCTACACTGTGGACTCAGCCTAAGGATACGGAAACACAAAATGAACTACTGAATGAATTCAGAATCGTCGGCAGTCGCGGCATACAGTGTGAATCGGAAGCTATGGACAGTGAGGGTAATTTATATTGCAGTTTGATAAGTTCAAGCGCTTTGATAGCTTGGAAGGAAGATAGTGATTATGATTCGGATCATTTGAAG GTCGTCGCTTACAATCCCGATAGACTGCGTTTCGTCACAGGCCTCAAAGTAAACAGAAATAATCTCGATGAAGATGAACTTTGGGCCTTGAGCAGTAACCCAGAg TTATTTGTTGGTGGTAATGTGCAAACAGACGATATAAAGTTCCAAATCATTGGTTGTCGTGTAAAAAATTTACTGGAAAATGAACCTTGCTCTGTAGTAATAAATCATTTACAAAATGCGTGA
- the LOC105211933 gene encoding dolichol-phosphate mannosyltransferase subunit 3 produces the protein MVMTNLQRWLLYIGLFAIPYVAIVTGILRAPVLTKWELEIQLLPLVVLVLFGAYSATVVLYRTFTFNDCPLAAKELQEQIELARKDLKEKGFIFRD, from the exons ATGGTTATGACAAATTTACAACGTTGGCTTTTATATATCGGACTCTTTGCGATACCCTATGTGGCCATCGTGACGGGTATACTACGCGCACCGGTGCTCACTAAATGGGAATTGGAAATTCAATTGTTGCCACTTGTTGTGCTTGTACTGTTTGGG GCTTACTCGGCTACAGTGGTGCTCTATCGCACATTTACATTTAACGATTGTCCGCTGGCAGCCAAAGAATTGCAGGAACAGATTGAGCTCGCACGCAAAGATTTGAAAGAAAAAGGTTTCATATTTCGCGACTAG
- the LOC105211934 gene encoding GILT-like protein 1, which produces MSQHVVFGVFLVLIAAANALKVPVTIYYESLCPDSAKFVTEQVFPVVKGELRDYVDINWVPYGKSHFTTQGAEVIFDCHHGPNECYGNKVHACAIEHIQANSYQIEFTRESLTLDFINCMMKAGKNFDDNVYPGARCARENHISAWENIQHCANSTEGSILLKKQGEATNAFQNPLTSVPTVVFKQQYNAKENDQAMSSFLNVVCKYIPQPQPKVCAALNSAVATAVTPLLALLAYLLVRLI; this is translated from the exons ATGAGTCAACACGTTGTGTTCGGTGTGTTCTTGGTGTTGATCGCAGCTGCCAATGCGCTGAAG GTACCGGTCACCATCTACTATGAATCACTCTGCCCAGACAGTGCCAAGTTCGTAACGGAGCAAGTCTTTCCAGTCGTGAAGGGCGAACTGCGCGACTACGTCGACATCAACTGGGTGCCTTATGGCAAGTCGCAT TTCACCACACAAGGTGCCGAAGTGATTTTCGATTGTCATCACGGTCCAAATGAGTGCTACGGCAATAAAGTGCATGCCTGCGCCATCGAGCACATACAGGCCAACTCGTACCAAATCGAATTCACTCGGGAATCATTGACTTTGGACTTCATCAACTGCATGATGAAGGCGGGCAAGAATTTCGATGACAATGTATATCCGGGTGCACGTTG cGCACGTGAAAATCACATTAGCGCCTGGGAAAATATCCAGCACTGCGCCAACTCAACTGAAGGCAGTATTTTACTAAAGAAACAAGGCGAGGCTACCAATGCGTTCCAAAATCCATTGACAAGTGTTCCAACTGTTGTCTTCAAGCAG CAATATAATGCCAAGGAGAACGATCAAGCCATGTCCAGCTTCCTGAACGTTGTCTGCAAGTACATTCCTCAGCCACAACCGAAGGTGTGTGCTGCGCTCAACTCGGCCGTGGCCACTGCGGTTACACCTCTCTTAGCTTTACTGGCCTATTTGTTGGTGCGTTTGATCTAA
- the LOC105211932 gene encoding protein yellow isoform X2: MLLFCCCFAQLLLHLVSGGVAESDVGPILRRKEFVTLHKWSELKLTVPEGHQQPPTLDATHYAQDKLLPVDVDVEYGDDGYHRTFLTIPRLSHGVLYSLAVVADSDNSTILNPLLVPYPSYEWHSNFGQNCSTITSAIRTFIDDCWRLWVVDLGQINGIQYCAPQILAFDLVTDQLIHRYIIPASQYTPGVSIFTALAVDIDESESKAECSNAMVYIADPWGYGLIVYNMNRGQSWRIQNAHMQPDQQLTQEKTGNSGIFTVSISPRRHDKEAADRRLYFHALNSFLEVSVPLSVVNNATLWTQPKDTETQNELLNEFRIVGSRGIQCESEAMDSEGNLYCSLISSSALIAWKEDSDYDSDHLKVVAYNPDRLRFVTGLKVNRNNLDEDELWALSSNPELFVGGNVQTDDIKFQIIGCRVKNLLENEPCSVVINHLQNA, from the exons atgttgttgttttgttgctgctttgcGCAATTGCTGCTGCATTTGGTCAGTGGTGGTGTGGCAGAAAGTGATGTTGGACCAATTTTACGCAGAAAGGAGTTTGTTACGCTGCATAAATGGAGCGAATTAAAGTTAACGGTGCCTGAAGGCCACCAACAACCACCGACGCTGGATGCAACGCATTACGCGCAGGATAAATTGCTGCCGGTCGATGTGGATGTGGAGTACGGCG ATGACGGCTACCACCGCACCTTCCTAACCATACCACGTTTGAGCCATGGCGTACTCTACTCTCTGGCTGTGGTCGCCGACAGCGATAACTCCACAATACTTAATCCACTTCTAGTGCCGTATCCCAGTTATGAATGGCACTCCAACTTTGGACAGAATTGCAGCACTATCACATCGGCCATACGTACATTC ATCGACGACTGTTGGCGTTTGTGGGTTGTGGACTTAGGTCAAATTAACGGTATTCAATATTGCGCACCTCAAATACTCGCTTTTGATTTGGTCACCGATCAGCTGATACACCGTTATATTATACCGGCATCGCAATATACACCGGGTGTGTCCATTTTTACCGCACTCGCGGTGGATATAGATGAATCAGAATCGAAGGCGGAATGCAGTAACGCTATGGTCTACATCGCAGACCCTTGGGGTTATGGTCTGATTGTTTACAATATGAATCGTGGTCAGTCTTGGCGCATACAAAATGCACATATGCAACCAGATCAGCAGCTGACGCAGGAAAAAACTGGCAACAGCGGCATTTTCACAGTGAGCATAAGTCCAAGGCGGCATGATAAGGAAGCAG CTGATCGCCGCTTATATTTTCATGCTTTGAATAGCTTTCTAGAAGTAAGCGTACCGTTGTCTGTGGTCAATAACGCTACACTGTGGACTCAGCCTAAGGATACGGAAACACAAAATGAACTACTGAATGAATTCAGAATCGTCGGCAGTCGCGGCATACAGTGTGAATCGGAAGCTATGGACAGTGAGGGTAATTTATATTGCAGTTTGATAAGTTCAAGCGCTTTGATAGCTTGGAAGGAAGATAGTGATTATGATTCGGATCATTTGAAG GTCGTCGCTTACAATCCCGATAGACTGCGTTTCGTCACAGGCCTCAAAGTAAACAGAAATAATCTCGATGAAGATGAACTTTGGGCCTTGAGCAGTAACCCAGAg TTATTTGTTGGTGGTAATGTGCAAACAGACGATATAAAGTTCCAAATCATTGGTTGTCGTGTAAAAAATTTACTGGAAAATGAACCTTGCTCTGTAGTAATAAATCATTTACAAAATGCGTGA